A genomic segment from Nocardiopsis sp. Huas11 encodes:
- a CDS encoding ABC transporter substrate-binding protein, whose protein sequence is MTATVTLRNSLATVGTALLVAASTGCGASEPVPEQTALVGEGETTYPLTVDNCGQEVTFDAAPQRIVSLDQGSTEILLSLGLADRMVGTASWTDPVLEDLAEANDEVPRLSDEAPTYEVALDTDPDFVTASFGRHFAQGGVAERARFDETGIETYLSPTDCDGGTSINGGGTRTEPLTVDSVYQEIRELARIFDVPARGEELVDELEARRQAALADVDASGSSIAFWFADLRTPYVAGGMGSANLLATEVGATNVFADLDDDWPASTWESFVDEDPDVLVLADLSRERWPGDQLDEKVEFLSTDPVTRDLAAVRQERFISLHGAEMNPSIRTIDGLEALADGLRSFEETE, encoded by the coding sequence GTGACAGCCACAGTGACCCTACGCAACTCGCTCGCCACCGTGGGCACCGCCCTGCTGGTGGCGGCATCGACCGGTTGCGGTGCGTCCGAACCGGTTCCGGAGCAGACCGCCCTCGTCGGCGAGGGCGAGACGACCTACCCGCTCACCGTGGACAACTGCGGTCAGGAGGTCACGTTCGACGCCGCACCGCAAAGGATCGTCTCCCTGGACCAGGGATCGACCGAGATCCTGTTGTCCCTGGGTCTGGCGGACCGCATGGTCGGCACGGCGTCGTGGACCGACCCGGTACTGGAGGACCTCGCGGAGGCCAACGACGAGGTGCCCCGGCTCTCGGACGAGGCCCCGACCTACGAGGTGGCCCTGGACACCGATCCCGACTTCGTCACCGCGTCGTTCGGACGCCACTTCGCCCAGGGCGGCGTGGCCGAACGCGCCCGGTTCGACGAGACCGGGATCGAGACCTACCTGTCCCCCACCGACTGCGACGGCGGAACGAGCATCAACGGCGGCGGCACCCGCACCGAACCGCTGACCGTCGACTCCGTCTACCAGGAGATCCGCGAACTCGCGCGGATCTTCGACGTCCCCGCCCGGGGCGAGGAACTGGTCGACGAACTGGAGGCGCGCCGCCAGGCGGCCCTCGCCGACGTCGACGCCTCGGGCTCCAGCATCGCCTTCTGGTTCGCCGACCTGCGGACCCCCTACGTCGCCGGCGGGATGGGGTCGGCCAACCTCCTGGCCACCGAGGTCGGCGCCACCAACGTGTTCGCCGACCTCGACGACGACTGGCCGGCCTCGACCTGGGAGAGCTTCGTCGACGAGGACCCCGACGTCCTCGTGCTGGCCGACCTGAGCCGTGAGCGCTGGCCGGGTGACCAGCTCGACGAGAAGGTCGAGTTCCTCAGCACCGACCCCGTCACCCGGGACCTCGCCGCGGTCCGGCAGGAGCGGTTCATCTCGCTGCACGGCGCCGAGATGAACCCGTCGATCCGCACGATCGACGGGCTGGAGGCCCTGGCCGACGGACTGCGCTCCTTCGAGGAGACCGAGTGA
- a CDS encoding iron ABC transporter permease, whose translation MRAPGGSRLRFLGIGAGSLALLLASIGVAITLGPADVSLVNVRDIVLNHLGITDIPVRVSKNAIVWDDRLPRALVAAACGAGLGLCGVILQSLLRNPLADPYVLGISSGASTGAVIVGILGVGGAALGISGGAFLGSAAAFAVVLLIARLSGGSNDKVILAGIAVTQLFSALTSFIIFAFADNDEARGVMFWLLGSLEGVRWNDVVLCALVVLAGTAFCLVRAPILDAFAFGDEVASSLGVSVRRARATFMIVTALLTATLVSVAGAIGFVGLVLPHAARFLTGPRHTRLVPVTALIGAVFMVWVDALSRVVFSPSPLPVGVGTALVGVPVFIAIMLRRRRGL comes from the coding sequence GTGCGGGCTCCGGGCGGATCGCGGCTGCGGTTCCTGGGCATCGGCGCCGGCTCGCTGGCGCTGCTCCTGGCCTCGATCGGGGTGGCCATCACCCTCGGTCCGGCCGACGTGTCCCTGGTCAACGTGCGCGACATCGTCCTCAACCACCTCGGGATCACCGACATCCCGGTGCGCGTGTCCAAGAACGCCATCGTGTGGGACGACCGCCTGCCGCGGGCCCTGGTGGCCGCGGCCTGCGGCGCGGGCCTGGGACTGTGCGGGGTGATCCTGCAGTCGCTGCTGCGCAACCCGCTGGCCGATCCCTACGTCCTCGGGATCTCCTCCGGCGCCTCGACCGGCGCGGTCATCGTCGGCATCCTGGGAGTCGGCGGCGCCGCTCTGGGGATCTCCGGAGGCGCGTTCCTCGGTTCCGCCGCCGCCTTCGCCGTCGTCCTGCTCATCGCACGGCTCTCCGGCGGCAGCAACGACAAGGTGATCCTGGCCGGCATCGCGGTGACGCAGCTGTTCTCCGCGCTGACCTCGTTCATCATCTTCGCCTTCGCCGACAACGACGAGGCCCGGGGCGTGATGTTCTGGCTGCTCGGCTCCCTGGAGGGCGTGCGGTGGAACGACGTCGTGCTGTGCGCGCTCGTCGTCCTCGCCGGGACGGCCTTCTGCCTCGTGCGCGCCCCGATTCTTGACGCGTTCGCCTTCGGAGACGAGGTCGCCTCCTCGCTGGGCGTGTCCGTGCGGCGGGCACGCGCGACGTTCATGATCGTCACCGCGCTGCTCACGGCCACGCTGGTCAGCGTGGCCGGAGCCATCGGATTCGTCGGACTCGTGCTCCCGCACGCGGCCCGGTTCCTCACCGGGCCCCGCCACACCCGCCTGGTCCCCGTGACCGCGCTGATCGGCGCGGTCTTCATGGTGTGGGTCGACGCCCTCTCCCGGGTGGTCTTCTCCCCCTCACCGCTGCCCGTCGGCGTGGGCACCGCCCTGGTCGGGGTGCCGGTGTTCATCGCCATCATGCTTCGCCGTAGGAGGGGCCTGTGA
- a CDS encoding ABC transporter ATP-binding protein, which produces MTLRTREVTWNRGGRLVVDGVCLDPRPGETIGLLGPNGSGKSSLIRLLAGAVRPTSGVVTLDDTSLATVSRRETARAIAIVTQHADTVVDITVHDIVSLGRIPHRGTFGGDREADARAVSEALARTGLTHKAGELWHRLSGGEQQRVHIARALAQEPRELLLDEPTNHLDIRYQLDLLQLVCELPVTTVVALHDLNLAAMFCDSLLILKDGRAVQAGPPSEVLTPELIAEVYEVDTTVRVDEATNRPMITFHPGRVPTRP; this is translated from the coding sequence GTGACACTCCGGACCCGAGAGGTGACGTGGAACCGGGGAGGCCGGCTCGTCGTCGACGGGGTCTGCCTGGACCCGCGGCCGGGCGAGACCATCGGCCTGCTCGGCCCCAACGGGTCGGGCAAGTCCTCGCTCATCAGACTGCTGGCGGGCGCGGTCCGGCCCACCTCGGGCGTGGTCACCCTGGACGACACCTCGCTGGCGACCGTCTCCCGCCGGGAGACGGCGCGGGCGATCGCCATCGTCACCCAGCACGCCGACACGGTCGTGGACATCACCGTGCACGACATCGTCTCCCTGGGGCGCATCCCGCACCGGGGCACCTTCGGCGGGGACCGGGAGGCCGACGCCCGGGCGGTGTCCGAGGCACTGGCGCGGACCGGGCTCACGCACAAGGCGGGCGAGCTGTGGCACCGGCTCTCCGGCGGTGAGCAGCAGCGCGTGCACATCGCCCGCGCGCTCGCCCAGGAACCGCGGGAGCTGCTCCTGGACGAGCCCACGAACCACCTCGACATCCGCTACCAGCTCGATCTGCTCCAGCTCGTGTGCGAACTGCCGGTCACCACGGTCGTGGCCCTGCACGACCTCAACCTCGCGGCGATGTTCTGCGACTCGCTTCTGATCCTCAAGGACGGCCGCGCCGTCCAGGCAGGGCCGCCGTCCGAGGTCCTGACGCCGGAGCTCATCGCCGAGGTGTACGAGGTCGACACCACCGTGCGCGTGGACGAGGCGACGAACCGCCCGATGATCACCTTCCACCCGGGCCGCGTCCCCACGCGCCCCTGA
- a CDS encoding GDSL-type esterase/lipase family protein produces MHDLISVPLEAGLVRGALDLEHTEQGILPHRLPAWARAQYPDGQLAMAESQLSGVRVVARTRATVLELDTFRTTMVYRGVPARPDGVYDLLVDGRLTAQASTTGGTVTTLDMATGAVDTETGPPGTVAFRGLPDREKLVEIWLPHNETTRLVALRADAPVTRAPAPDRPVWLHHGSSISQGSNAVSPSTTWPALAAAHGGVELVNLGFGGGALLDPFTARAMRDAPADLISVKIGINLVNADVMRLRAFTPAVHGFLDTIREGHPTTPLLVVSPIHCPIHEDTPGPGAFDTEALREGQVRFRATGDPAESAAGRLTLRVIRDELARVVKQRAADDAHLHHIDGLTLYGEADSVDLPLPDRLHPDAAAHRRIGDRFAALAFGPGGPLSVG; encoded by the coding sequence GTGCACGACCTGATCTCCGTCCCCCTCGAAGCCGGCCTCGTACGCGGAGCCCTGGACCTGGAGCACACGGAGCAGGGGATCCTGCCGCACCGGCTGCCCGCCTGGGCGCGTGCCCAGTACCCCGACGGACAGCTGGCCATGGCCGAGTCGCAGCTTTCGGGCGTGCGGGTGGTGGCGCGTACGCGGGCCACCGTCCTGGAACTGGACACGTTCCGCACGACCATGGTCTACCGGGGTGTCCCGGCCCGGCCGGACGGCGTCTACGACCTGCTGGTCGACGGGCGGCTCACGGCCCAGGCCAGTACCACCGGGGGCACCGTGACGACCCTGGACATGGCCACCGGTGCCGTGGACACCGAGACCGGGCCGCCCGGCACCGTCGCGTTCCGGGGACTGCCCGACCGCGAGAAGCTCGTGGAGATCTGGCTGCCGCACAACGAGACCACCCGGCTGGTGGCCCTGCGGGCCGACGCCCCGGTGACGCGGGCGCCGGCCCCCGACCGGCCGGTGTGGCTGCACCACGGCAGTTCCATCAGCCAGGGGTCCAACGCGGTGAGTCCCAGCACCACCTGGCCCGCGCTGGCCGCCGCCCACGGCGGGGTCGAGCTGGTCAACCTCGGTTTCGGCGGCGGCGCCCTGCTCGATCCCTTCACCGCCCGCGCCATGCGCGACGCCCCCGCGGACCTCATCAGCGTCAAGATCGGCATCAACCTGGTCAACGCGGACGTGATGCGGCTGCGCGCCTTCACCCCGGCCGTGCACGGCTTCCTCGACACCATCCGTGAGGGCCACCCCACCACGCCGCTGCTGGTCGTCTCGCCGATCCACTGCCCGATCCACGAGGACACGCCCGGTCCGGGCGCGTTCGACACCGAGGCCCTCCGGGAGGGCCAGGTGCGCTTCCGCGCCACCGGCGACCCCGCGGAGAGCGCCGCCGGCAGGCTGACGCTCCGCGTCATCCGCGACGAACTGGCGCGGGTCGTCAAGCAGCGCGCGGCCGACGACGCGCACCTGCACCACATCGACGGCCTCACCCTGTACGGCGAGGCCGACTCCGTCGATCTGCCGCTGCCCGACCGGCTGCACCCGGACGCCGCCGCCCACCGGCGCATCGGCGACCGCTTCGCCGCCCTGGCCTTCGGCCCCGGCGGGCCCCTCAGCGTGGGCTGA